The uncultured Hyphomonas sp. genome includes a region encoding these proteins:
- the ccrA gene encoding crotonyl-CoA carboxylase/reductase — MSREVKDIYELGEIPPEFHVPKMMYAWAIRRERHGRPSTAMQLEQVPVPEIDSDEVLVLVMAAGVNYNGIWAALGEPVSVFDVHKQDFHVAGSDASGIVWAVGRKVTRVKPGDEVVIHCNQDDGDDEECNGGDPMFSPSQRIWGYETPDGSFAQFCRVQARQCMPRPKHLTWEESACYTLTLATAYRMLFGHRPHIVKPADNVLVWGASGGLGSFGVQLCAVTGANAIGVVSSDDKKEHVLSLGAKGVLNRKDFNCWGQLPTVNGPEFKDYMRESRKFGKALWEITGNKDVDIVFEHPGESTFPVSVFVVKRGGMVVICAGTTGFNLTMDARFLWMRQKRVQGSHFANLKQASAANDLVINRRIDPGMSEVFPWEDIPAAHEKMLDNKHLPGNMAVLVTSPKPGLRTVEDVLAVSGQAS; from the coding sequence ATGAGCCGGGAAGTCAAAGACATTTATGAGCTGGGCGAGATTCCGCCCGAATTCCACGTTCCGAAAATGATGTACGCCTGGGCGATCCGCCGGGAACGACATGGTCGTCCATCAACTGCGATGCAGCTGGAACAGGTGCCGGTGCCGGAAATCGATTCCGATGAAGTGCTCGTGCTCGTTATGGCCGCGGGTGTGAACTATAACGGCATCTGGGCCGCCCTTGGCGAACCGGTGTCCGTGTTCGACGTCCACAAGCAGGATTTCCATGTCGCCGGATCCGATGCCTCAGGCATTGTCTGGGCCGTTGGCCGCAAGGTCACGCGGGTGAAGCCGGGCGACGAAGTCGTCATTCACTGCAACCAGGACGATGGCGACGACGAAGAATGTAATGGCGGCGACCCGATGTTCTCCCCGTCCCAGCGTATCTGGGGCTATGAGACACCGGACGGCTCGTTCGCCCAGTTCTGCCGCGTTCAGGCCCGCCAGTGCATGCCGCGCCCGAAGCACCTGACCTGGGAAGAGAGCGCCTGCTACACGCTAACGCTTGCCACCGCTTACCGCATGCTGTTCGGCCACCGCCCGCACATCGTGAAGCCGGCGGACAATGTGCTCGTCTGGGGCGCCTCGGGCGGCCTTGGCAGTTTCGGCGTCCAGCTCTGTGCCGTGACCGGCGCGAATGCAATCGGGGTCGTCTCCAGCGACGACAAGAAGGAACACGTGCTCAGCCTCGGCGCCAAAGGCGTGCTGAACCGCAAGGACTTCAATTGCTGGGGCCAGCTGCCGACCGTGAACGGTCCGGAATTCAAGGACTATATGCGCGAGAGCCGCAAATTCGGCAAAGCGCTCTGGGAGATCACCGGCAACAAGGATGTCGACATCGTGTTCGAACACCCGGGCGAGTCGACCTTCCCTGTCTCCGTCTTCGTGGTGAAACGCGGCGGCATGGTGGTGATCTGTGCCGGGACGACGGGCTTTAACCTGACCATGGATGCGCGTTTCCTCTGGATGCGCCAGAAGCGTGTGCAGGGTAGCCACTTCGCGAACCTGAAGCAGGCATCGGCCGCCAACGACCTGGTCATCAACCGCCGCATCGATCCGGGCATGTCGGAAGTCTTCCCGTGGGAAGACATTCCGGCTGCGCACGAGAAGATGCTGGATAACAAGCACCTGCCAGGCAACATGGCCGTGCTGGTGACGTCTCCGAAGCCCGGCCTGCGCACGGTGGAAGACGTGCTCGCCGTGAGCGGCCAGGCCAGCTGA
- a CDS encoding nuclear transport factor 2 family protein: MLSRAFAETFATDWLSAWNDRDIDRILSHYADDVVFHSPRIALVMGNDATTVRGKKALQTYWTEALAKGPNLFFALDDILVSSDAITILYTNHREQSVAETFLFNEDGEISQAIAAYR; the protein is encoded by the coding sequence ATGCTGAGCCGCGCTTTTGCGGAAACATTTGCCACTGACTGGCTGTCGGCATGGAACGACAGGGATATCGACCGTATCCTGTCGCACTATGCCGACGACGTCGTCTTCCACAGCCCGCGCATCGCGCTGGTCATGGGAAATGACGCGACCACCGTCCGCGGTAAGAAGGCCCTGCAGACCTATTGGACGGAGGCCCTTGCCAAGGGCCCCAACCTCTTCTTCGCATTGGACGACATTCTCGTCAGCTCTGACGCGATAACCATTCTCTATACAAACCACCGCGAACAAAGCGTCGCGGAGACATTCCTGTTCAATGAGGATGGCGAGATCAGCCAGGCAATTGCCGCCTATCGCTGA
- a CDS encoding acyloxyacyl hydrolase: MRRYLLASLAAATSFAGSASADLVSEIRLGVMQENVCVLDCDNANKEPGQSLNGDILFNSPDFLSFIWSPKPYVMGSANFQGETSFGGVGLHWSFPIAKRWQFEPSFGYVIHDGELASPYPDGDPRSLAFTEEHVLLGSRDLFRTTFGLHHDINETWGVEVMYEHLSHGQVLGNGRNQGLDNVGVRVSYSFE; this comes from the coding sequence ATGCGCCGTTACCTTCTTGCCAGCCTCGCCGCTGCGACCTCGTTCGCCGGTTCCGCCTCCGCCGACCTCGTCAGCGAGATCCGTCTCGGCGTCATGCAGGAGAATGTCTGCGTGCTCGATTGCGACAATGCCAACAAGGAACCGGGCCAGAGCCTCAATGGCGATATCCTCTTCAATTCTCCGGATTTTCTGAGCTTCATCTGGAGCCCGAAGCCTTATGTCATGGGCAGCGCCAACTTTCAGGGCGAGACGAGCTTCGGCGGCGTCGGGCTGCACTGGTCGTTCCCGATTGCGAAGCGCTGGCAGTTCGAGCCGAGTTTCGGCTATGTGATCCATGATGGCGAACTGGCGAGCCCCTATCCGGATGGCGACCCGCGCAGCCTGGCGTTCACGGAAGAGCACGTGTTGCTCGGATCTCGTGACCTGTTCCGCACCACTTTCGGCCTGCACCATGACATCAACGAGACTTGGGGCGTGGAAGTGATGTACGAGCATCTGAGCCACGGTCAGGTGCTCGGCAATGGCCGTAATCAGGGCCTCGACAATGTCGGCGTGCGCGTCAGCTACAGTTTCGAATAG
- a CDS encoding PA2169 family four-helix-bundle protein has translation MSTDIQNKQIDALNDITKVLIDSKQGYEKAYEMVDDNFSLKPQFLHRAQERGQLIDRFQSQVRTLGGEPQKDGGVLGEAHRGWMQFTSLFQKDQKAALEAIDDGEDYLAEQVEQRLKRDDIHGEVRTLLTKAHQSARNGECFAEALTD, from the coding sequence ATGTCTACCGATATTCAGAACAAGCAGATCGACGCCCTGAACGACATCACCAAAGTCCTGATCGACTCGAAGCAGGGGTATGAGAAGGCGTATGAAATGGTCGATGACAATTTCTCGCTGAAGCCGCAATTCCTGCACCGTGCACAGGAGCGGGGTCAGCTGATCGACCGCTTCCAGTCCCAGGTCCGTACGCTCGGTGGTGAGCCCCAAAAGGATGGCGGCGTGCTGGGTGAGGCCCATCGCGGCTGGATGCAGTTCACATCGCTCTTCCAGAAAGATCAGAAGGCCGCGCTCGAGGCGATTGACGATGGTGAAGATTATCTCGCCGAGCAGGTCGAGCAGCGTCTGAAGCGTGATGACATCCACGGCGAAGTCCGTACGCTTCTGACGAAGGCACACCAGAGCGCGCGTAATGGTGAGTGTTTCGCAGAGGCACTGACTGACTAA
- the serA gene encoding phosphoglycerate dehydrogenase → MPKVLIGDKLSPAAVEIFHARGIETVTKTGLNTEELIAEIPEYDGLVVRSACKPNADVMAAATNLKVIGRAGIGVDNIDIKAATAKGVVVMNTPFGNAITTAEHAIALMFAAARQIPAANAETQDGKWPKSGYMGTEVSYKTLGLIGCGNIGSRVAERAIGLKMKVAAYDPFLTEERAVELGVEKVELDELLKRADIITLHVPLTEQTKNVLSRENLQKTKPGLILVNCARGGLVDEAAVKDLLESGHIKAAAFDVFAVEPAKENILFGTPNFIATPHLGAATSEAQENVALQVAEQMSDYLLSGAVTNALNMPSITAEEAPRIKPFATLAEKLGSFAGQISDFGYDEVVIEYEGEVAELNRKPMTAALLAGLLRASRGDVNMVSAPALLADSGVKLTETKTEDSPVYDSLIRIKVKTKATQNAPEGGWRTLAGTLIAGKPRIVEVKGMALEGDFAPVMLYVNNLDQPGFIGALGQMLGEEQINIATFHLGRTTAGDEAIALIGIDSTPSGGLVEKLNALPQVRYAKVLTF, encoded by the coding sequence ATGCCTAAAGTCCTTATCGGAGACAAACTCTCCCCCGCCGCCGTGGAAATCTTCCATGCCCGCGGCATTGAAACGGTCACCAAGACCGGTCTGAATACGGAAGAACTGATCGCGGAGATCCCGGAATATGATGGCCTTGTCGTCCGTTCGGCCTGCAAGCCGAATGCAGATGTCATGGCGGCCGCAACGAACCTGAAAGTCATCGGCCGGGCCGGTATCGGCGTCGACAATATCGACATCAAGGCGGCAACCGCCAAAGGCGTCGTGGTCATGAACACGCCGTTCGGCAACGCCATCACGACGGCCGAGCATGCCATTGCGCTGATGTTTGCAGCGGCACGTCAGATCCCCGCCGCCAACGCCGAAACGCAGGACGGCAAATGGCCGAAATCCGGCTATATGGGGACCGAGGTTTCCTACAAGACGCTTGGTCTGATCGGTTGCGGGAATATCGGCAGCCGCGTTGCCGAGCGTGCCATCGGCCTGAAGATGAAGGTTGCGGCTTATGATCCGTTCCTGACGGAAGAGCGCGCAGTGGAGCTCGGCGTGGAGAAGGTCGAGCTGGACGAACTGCTCAAGCGGGCGGACATCATCACCCTGCACGTTCCGCTGACGGAGCAGACGAAGAATGTTCTCAGCCGTGAGAACCTGCAGAAGACCAAGCCGGGCCTGATCCTCGTCAACTGCGCCCGTGGCGGCCTGGTCGATGAAGCGGCCGTGAAAGACCTGCTGGAAAGCGGGCACATCAAGGCCGCTGCCTTCGACGTGTTCGCGGTTGAGCCAGCCAAGGAAAACATCCTGTTTGGCACACCGAACTTCATCGCCACGCCGCACCTCGGTGCAGCGACGTCTGAAGCGCAGGAAAATGTTGCCTTGCAGGTGGCCGAGCAGATGTCGGACTATCTCCTCTCCGGCGCTGTCACCAACGCCCTCAACATGCCGTCCATCACGGCCGAGGAAGCCCCGCGCATCAAGCCCTTCGCGACGCTGGCGGAGAAGCTGGGATCGTTCGCCGGCCAGATCTCCGACTTCGGCTATGACGAGGTCGTCATCGAGTATGAAGGTGAAGTCGCAGAGCTTAACCGCAAGCCGATGACGGCAGCGCTGCTTGCCGGACTGCTGCGGGCTTCGCGTGGGGACGTGAACATGGTCTCGGCCCCGGCGCTCCTCGCCGACAGCGGTGTAAAACTCACCGAAACCAAGACCGAGGACAGCCCTGTCTATGACAGCCTGATCCGTATCAAGGTGAAGACCAAGGCGACCCAGAACGCCCCGGAAGGCGGCTGGCGCACGCTGGCCGGAACGCTGATCGCCGGCAAGCCGCGCATCGTCGAGGTGAAGGGCATGGCGCTGGAGGGCGATTTCGCCCCGGTCATGCTCTACGTGAACAATCTCGACCAGCCGGGCTTCATTGGTGCGCTGGGCCAGATGCTGGGTGAAGAGCAGATCAATATCGCCACCTTCCACCTTGGCCGCACGACCGCGGGGGATGAGGCAATTGCCCTGATCGGGATTGATTCCACCCCGAGCGGCGGCCTCGTCGAAAAGCTGAACGCCCTGCCGCAGGTCCGCTACGCCAAGGTGCTGACCTTCTGA
- a CDS encoding adenylosuccinate synthase: MAGVVVVGAQWGDEGKGKIVDWLSSRADVVVRFQGGHNAGHTLVIDGKVFKLALLPSGLVRGGKLSVIGNGVVVDPWHMLTEIEGIQGQGVEVSPESLVLADNAALILPWHKDIDAAREGALGAAQIGTTKRGIGPAYEDRVGRRAIRVADLADPAALDMKIERLLAHHRPLRAGLDLPEPDGAQLKADLLEIAPKILAYAQPVWKLLDEQVKAGKRILFEGAQGVMLDVDHGTYPFVTSSNVVAGNASAGSGVGPGAISYVLGLAKAYTTRVGAGPFPTEQDNEIGERLGTVGREVGVNTGRARRCGWFDSVMVRQACATSGVNGLALTKLDVLDGFDEIKVCVAYKLNGQEIDYYPAGLTDQAAVEPIYETMPGWKGSTAGARSWADLPAEAVKYVRRLEELVGKPCALVSTSPEREDVILMRDPFEG; this comes from the coding sequence ATGGCTGGAGTCGTAGTCGTAGGCGCCCAGTGGGGCGATGAGGGCAAGGGCAAGATCGTCGACTGGCTTTCCAGCCGGGCAGACGTGGTTGTCCGCTTCCAGGGCGGGCACAATGCCGGCCACACGCTGGTTATCGACGGCAAGGTTTTCAAGCTGGCCCTGCTGCCGTCCGGCCTCGTGCGCGGCGGCAAGCTCTCTGTCATTGGTAATGGCGTCGTCGTCGATCCCTGGCACATGCTGACCGAGATCGAGGGCATTCAGGGGCAGGGGGTCGAAGTGTCTCCTGAGTCGCTGGTCCTCGCCGACAATGCCGCCCTGATCCTGCCCTGGCACAAGGACATTGATGCCGCCCGCGAGGGCGCGCTGGGCGCGGCGCAGATCGGTACCACCAAGCGCGGTATCGGCCCGGCCTATGAAGACCGCGTCGGCCGCCGCGCCATCCGCGTGGCAGACCTTGCAGACCCGGCCGCCCTCGACATGAAGATCGAACGCCTGCTGGCCCATCACCGGCCGCTGCGAGCAGGGCTCGACCTGCCGGAGCCGGACGGCGCGCAGCTGAAGGCGGACCTCCTGGAGATCGCCCCGAAAATCCTGGCTTATGCCCAGCCGGTCTGGAAGCTGCTGGACGAGCAGGTGAAGGCTGGAAAGCGCATCCTGTTCGAAGGCGCACAGGGCGTGATGCTGGACGTCGACCATGGCACCTATCCATTCGTGACGTCGTCCAACGTCGTCGCAGGCAACGCCTCGGCCGGTTCGGGCGTGGGGCCGGGCGCAATCTCCTACGTGCTGGGGCTCGCCAAGGCTTACACCACCCGCGTGGGTGCGGGTCCGTTCCCCACGGAACAGGACAATGAAATCGGCGAACGTCTTGGCACGGTTGGCCGCGAAGTCGGCGTGAATACCGGCCGGGCCCGCCGTTGCGGCTGGTTCGACAGCGTTATGGTGCGCCAGGCCTGCGCGACGTCCGGCGTCAACGGGCTCGCGCTGACCAAGCTCGACGTGCTGGACGGGTTCGACGAGATCAAGGTCTGTGTGGCTTACAAGCTAAACGGGCAGGAAATCGATTATTACCCGGCCGGCCTGACGGATCAGGCGGCGGTCGAGCCGATTTATGAAACCATGCCGGGCTGGAAAGGCTCGACGGCGGGTGCCCGGTCCTGGGCAGACCTGCCGGCCGAAGCGGTGAAATATGTCCGGCGGCTCGAAGAACTGGTCGGCAAGCCTTGCGCCCTCGTTTCAACAAGCCCGGAACGCGAGGACGTGATCCTGATGCGCGACCCGTTCGAGGGCTGA